The genomic window GAAACAAGGAATTCATCCAGAATATCATCCAGTAGTATTTATGGACTCACAAACAGGGTTCAAATTCTTATCTGGATCAACTAAAACATCTGAAGAAACTATTGAATGGGAAGATGGAAATACATACCCAGTCATCCGTGTGGAAATTACTTCAGATTCACATCCATTCTATACAGGACGTCAAAAATTTACACAAGCAGACGGACGTGTGGATCGTTTCAACAAAAAATATGGTCTCAAAGACGAAAACGCTGCAGAATAATCTCAGTGTCAAAAAAGGGTTCTGGTATCTTATCAGGACTCTTTTTTTTGTGAAAGGAATGGGAGTATGGAAAATCAACGATTTAGAATTCTTATTTGGATTGAACACAATAATCATGTATTAGTTGCAACCACTAAAACAGGTGAAAAACAGTTATTAGAAGTGACGCCAAATGATGCTGAAACGACTCTTGAAGCCATTGAACGTTACGGGGAAGAAATTCTTGATTTACATTTTGATGTAGTGAATTTTGTTGATTTGATCGAACAAACGACACATGAGCATTTTAATCAAACTGAAACGTTATTTCTATATAGAGCTTCCTTGAAAAAAGATGAGATTTTACCAAAATTGACACATAGCCAGATTATTTATTGGTTACCGATTAATAAGGCAGAAGAAATTGTATCATCTCAACTGATATCTAAAATGACAAAAATATAGAATGACTACATATGATTTATAAATTTATGGTAAAATATAGGTTAATTATAAGGAGAGATAGAGATGGACGA from Vagococcus martis includes these protein-coding regions:
- a CDS encoding type B 50S ribosomal protein L31, producing MKQGIHPEYHPVVFMDSQTGFKFLSGSTKTSEETIEWEDGNTYPVIRVEITSDSHPFYTGRQKFTQADGRVDRFNKKYGLKDENAAE